A region from the Gavia stellata isolate bGavSte3 chromosome 12, bGavSte3.hap2, whole genome shotgun sequence genome encodes:
- the APEH gene encoding acylamino-acid-releasing enzyme — protein sequence MAEQGPMASGTEQGVEAASSPAACYRELSQFPAITRAALGAAAGGQTFLLYTECSRPDLPHRRLLRFSRHYSLQRTDGGGLAVSQAALSAEIHNQLLSQDSPTGQHRAVLSRCPRQGDELLEVWGSGGRSHSVDLTALGKHREVYTEGPFACLAWSHSETQLLYVAEKSHPKPRPPCPWDVPGAARPPEEDEDEEGEQFMYREDWGEALSTRSTPVLCALDLEGSSLSVLEGVPEHLSPGQALWTPDDHGVVFVGWWHEPFRLGLSACSNRRSGIFHLDLASGRCELLSAEHGAACSPRLSPDGRRLLYLEGGLGGPHRQCLCLRMVSGACRRWARLSPQLTWQTRQTVTVLDVVQEPTEGECAFAGLYTEVLPPRCWAADSRRAVLGTPQRSRTDLLLVDTEAATVTNLTAGLPEGCWELLTLQWDLLVATCSAPHRPPSLVVAVLPLAGRELPLRWVPVEDTPTVPGVTWKTLTVQPPCSGQSPAMHGAQAFEALLLSPLDSTAPHPLVVCPHGGPHAVFDARWRPSMAALCQLGFAVLLVNYRGSLGFGQAGISSLLSRVGEQDVADTQLAVEQALRSEPLDPHRLALLAGSHGAFIALHLLAREPERYQACALRSPVSNLPALLGTSDIPDWRYASLGLPYSFERVPRAEEVAAMLLRSPIAQAAQVQTPVLLCVGARDRRVSPTQALELYRVLRARGVPARLLWYPEGGHALAGVETEADVFVNCARWLLRHLGQPRQGGMGRHSP from the exons ATGGCGGAGCAAGGTCCCATGGCCTCGGGGACCGAGCAGGGCGTGGAG GCGGCCAGCAGCCCCGCCGCCTGCTACCGGGAGCTCAGCCAGTTCCCCGCCATCACCCGCGCCGCCCTTGGGGCTGCCGCAGGGGGACAGACTTTCCTGCTCTACACCG AGTGCAGCCGCCCCGACCTGCCCCACCGCCGGCTCCTGCGCTTCAGCCGCCACTACAGCCTGCAGCGTACAGACGGTGGCGGCCTCGCCGTCAGCCAGGCAGCGCTCAGCGCCGAGATCCACAACCA GCTCCTCAGCCAGGACTCGCCCACGGGGCAGCACCGCGCAGTGCTCAGCCGCTGCCCACGGCAGGGCGATGAGCTGCTGGAG GTGTGGGGCAGCGGCGGGCGCAGCCACAGTGTGGACCTCACAGCACTGGGGAAGCACAGGGAGGTCTACACAGAGG GGCCCTTCGCCTGCCTGGCCTGGTCCCACTCGGAGACGCAGCTGCTCTACGTGGCCGAGAAGAGCCACCCCAAACCACGGCCCCCCTGCCCCTGGGATGTGCCAGGAGCAGCCAGGCCGccagaggaggatgaggatgaggag GGCGAGCAGTTCATGTACCGTGAGGACTGGGGGGAGGCGCTGAGCACCCGCAGCACGCCCGTCCTCTGTGCCCTGGACCTGGAGGGCAGCAGCCTCTCGGTGCTGGAGGGCGTCCCGGAGCACCTCTCCCCTGGCCAG GCCCTGTGGACCCCGGATGACCACGGCGTGGTGTTCGTGGGCTGGTGGCACGAGCCCTTCCGCCTGGGTCTGAGTGCCTGCTCCAACAGGAG GTCAGGGATTTTCCACTTGGACCTGGCCAGTGGGCGCTGCG agctgctgtcaGCTGAGCACGGCGCTGCCTGCTCCCCCCGGCTGAGCCCCGATGGCCGGCGCCTGCTCTACCTGGaggggggcctgggggggccCCACCGGCAGTGCCTGTGCCTGCGCATGGTGAGCGGGGCCTGCAGGCGCTGGGCACGGCT ctctccccagctcacctggcagaCGAGGCAGACAGTGACAGTGCTCGACGTGGTGCAGGAGCCCACAGAGGGTGAATGTG CCTTCGCCGGGCTCTACACAGAGGTGCTGCCACCGCGGTGTTGGGCGGCTGACAGTCGTCGAGCTGTGCTGGGCACCCCGCAGCGGAGCCGCACG GATCTGCTGCTTGTGGACACGGAGGCGGCCACCGTCACCAACCTGACAGCAG GGTTACCTGAagggtgctgggagctgctcaCCCTCCAGTGGGACCTGCTGGTGGCCACCTGCTCGGCCCCGCACCGCCCCCCCAGCCTG GTGGTGGCAGTGCTGCCGCTGGCAGGCCGGGAGCTGCCCCTCCGCTGGGTGCCAGTGGAGGACACCCCAACGGTGCCCGGTGTCACCTGGAAGACCCTGACGGTCCAGCCACCCTGCAGTGGGCAGAGCCCCGCCATGCACG GCGCCCAGGCCTTCGAGGCCCTGCTGCTGAGCCCGCTGGACAGCACAGCACCACACCCACTGGTTGTGTGTCCCCACG GTGGCCCCCACGCTGTCTTCGATGCCCGCTGGCGCCCGAGCATGGCCGCGCTGTGCCAGCTGGGTTTCGCCGTGCTCCTGG TGAACTACCGTGGCTCCCTGGGCTTTGGCCAGGCTGGCatcagctctctgctctcccgCGTGGGTGAGCAGGACGTGGCAGACACCCAG CTGGCGGTGGAGCAGGCGCTGCGCAGCGAGCCCCTGGACCCGCACCGCCTGGCCCTGCTGGCTGGCTCCCATGGAGCCTTCATCGCCCTCCACCTCCTTGCCCGTGAGCCTGAGCGCTACCAAGCCTGCGCCCTGCGCAGCCCCGTCTCCAACCTGCCCGCGCTGCTGGGCACGTCTGACATCCCTGACTG GCGCTACGCCTCCCTGGGGCTTCCCTACTCCTTCGAGCGGGTGCCCCGTGCCGAGGAGGTGGCCGCCATGCTGCTGCGCTCGCCCATTGCCCAGGCGGCCCAG GTGCAGACGCCGGTGCTGCTGTGCGTAGGCGCCCGGGACCGGCGCGTCAGCCCCACGCAGGCGCTGGAGCTGTACCGGGTGCTGCGGGCCAGGGGGGTGCCGGCGCG GCTGCTGTGGTACCCGGAGGGTGGCCACGCGCTGGCCGGCGTGGAGACGGAGGCCGATGTCTTCGTGAACTGCGCCCGCTGGCTCCTCAGGCacctggggcagccccggcaggGCGGGATGGGCCGACATAGCCCCTAG
- the MST1 gene encoding hepatocyte growth factor-like protein codes for MQPVLGVLLALAAALGSGHRSPLNDFQRLRATELLAVPAEPPPPPPEWGSAEQCAQSCAASLACRAFHHNRQSQLCQLLPWTQHSPHVQLQKNIHYDLYQKKDYLRDCIVADGTSYRGTRATTEKGLRCQRWQATTPHDHRFLPSPRNGLEENYCRNPDQDKRGPWCYTIDPNVRHQSCSIKKCEDAVCMTCNGEEYRGTVDRTESGTECQRWDLQHPHKHPYHPNKYPDKGLDDNYCRNPDSSERPWCYTTDPKREREYCRIRICTEKRPRPLNITTGCFRGKGEGYRGRVNVTVSGIPCQRWDAQVPHRHHFVPEKYPCKDLQENYCRNPDGSEAPWCFTARPTIRVAFCFHIRRCPDELGAEECYHGHGERYHGHVSKTRKGITCQPWAAQAPHVPQISPVTHPEAHLEENYCRNPDNDSHGPWCYTMDPRTPFDYCAIKPCSGSKVPSILENADAVAFEQCGRRDERLQLKGRIVGGQPGNSPWTVSIRNRAGVHFCGGSLVKEQWVISTRQCFSSCDADLAGYEVQLGTLFKNPGPRDPDQQTIPITRIFCGPSESQLVMLKLARPAALNERVALICLPPERYVVPAGTVCEIAGWGETRGTADSNVLNVARLPVLAHGECNAALRGRLKESELCTAPLRAGVGACEGDYGGPLACLTADCWVLEGVITPSRVCARTDQPALFIRVSLYVDWIHKVMKMG; via the exons ATGCAGCCCGTGCTGGGGGTCCTGCTCGCCCTGGCCGCGGCCCTTGGCTCAG GCCACCGCTCGCCCCTCAATGACTTCCAGCGCCTGCGAGCCACCGAGCTGCTGGCAGTgcccgcggagccgccgccgccgccgccggagtggggctctgcagagcagtgTGCCCAGAGCTGTGCCGCCAGCCTGGCTTGCCG GGCTTTCCACCACAACCGGCAGAgccagctgtgccagctgctgccctggaCCCAGCACTCGCCACACgtccagctgcagaaaaacatcCACTATGACCTGTACCAGAAGAAAG ACTACTTGCGGGACTGCATCGTGGCTGACGGCACCAGCTACCGTGGCACACGGGCCACGACGGAGAAGGGTCTGCGCTGCCAGCGCTGGCAAGCCACAACACCCCATGACCACAG gttCCTGCCATCCCCCCGCAACGGGCTGGAGGAGAATTACTGCCGAAACCCTGACCAGGACAAGCGGGGCCCATGGTGTTACACCATTGACCCCAATGTCCGGCACCAGAGCTGCAGCATCAAGAAGTGCGAGGACG CTGTCTGCATGACCTGCAATGGGGAGGAATACCGTGGCACTGTGGACCGCACCGAGTCGGGGACAGAGTGTCAGCGCTGGGACCTGCAGCACCCACACAAGCACCCCTACCACCCCAACAA GTACCCCGACAAGGGGCTGGACGACAACTACTGCCGCAACCCCGACAGCTCCGAGCGGCCCTGGTGCTACACCACTGATCCCAAGCGGGAGCGCGAGTACTGCCGCATCCGCATCTGCA CAGAGAAACGCCCGCGGCCCCTCAACATCACCACCGGCTGCTTCAGAGGCAAGGGTGAAGGCTACCGGGGCCGAGTGAACGTCACTGTGTCGGGGATCCCCTGCCAGCGCTGGGACGCCCAGGTGCCCCACCGGCACCACTTTGTGCCTGAGAAGTACCCGTGCAA GGACCTGCAGGAGAACTACTGCCGCAACCCCGACGGCTCGGAGGCACCGTGGTGCTTCACCGCCCGCCCCACCATCCGCGTCGCCTTCTGCTTCCACATCCGCCGCTGCCCCGACGAGCTGGGCGCCGAAG AGTGCTACCACGGCCACGGCGAGCGCTACCACGGCCACGTCAGCAAGACGCGCAAGGGCATCACCTGCCAGCCGTGGGCCGCTCAGGCACCCCATGTGCCCCA GATTTCACCTGTCACCCACCCTGAGGCACACCTGGAGGAGAACTACTGCCGCAACCCCGATAACGACAGCCATGGCCCCTGGTGCTACACCATGGACCCCCGCACCCCCTTCGACTACTGTGCCATCAAGCCCTGCT ctggCAGCAAGGTGCCCTCCATCCTGGAGAATGCAG atGCGGTGGCGTTCGAGCAGTGCGGCCGGCGGGATGAGAGGCTGCAGCTGAAAGGGCGCATCGTTGGCGGCCAGCCTGGCAACTCGCCCTGGACCGTCAGCATCCGCAACCG GGCCGGCGTGCACTTCTGCGGGGGGTCCCTGGTGAAGGAGCAGTGGGTGATCAGCACGCGCCAGTGCTTCTCCTCCTG TGACGCCGACCTGGCGGGCTATGAGGTGCAGCTGGGGACGCTCTTCAAGAACCCTGGCCCCAGGGACCCCGACCAGCAGACCATCCCCATCACGCGGATCTTCTGTGGCCCCTCCGAGTCCCAGCTGGTGATGCTGAAGCTGGCGAG GCCAGCTGCTCTGAATGAGCGCGTTGCCCTGATCTGCCTGCCGCCCGAGCGCTACGTCGTGCCCGCGGGCACTGTCTGTGAGATCGCTGGCTGGGGGGAAACCAGAG GCACGGCAGACAGCAACGTGCTGAACGTGGCGCGGCTGCCTGTGCTGGCCCATGGCGAGTGCAACGCAGCGCTGCGTGGACGCCTGAAGGAGAGCGAGCTGTGCACTGCCCCGCTGCGTGCCGGCGTGGGGGCCTGCGAG GGAGATTACGGGGGGCCACTGGCCTGCCTCACCGCTGACtgctgggtgctggagggggtgATCACCCCCTCCCGCGTCTGCGCCCGCACCGACCAGCCTGCCCTCTTCATCCGCGTCTCCCTCTACGTCGACTGGATCCACAAGGTGATGAAGATGGGCTGA